In Drosophila yakuba strain Tai18E2 chromosome X, Prin_Dyak_Tai18E2_2.1, whole genome shotgun sequence, a single genomic region encodes these proteins:
- the LOC6525493 gene encoding protein bric-a-brac 1 isoform X2 has protein sequence MLPQQYCLRWKYHHSNLQTMFSQLLDRGCFCDVTLACEGQLIRAHRVVLCACSTFFDAVLSNYASERDPIIIMKDVTFAEVKCLIEFMYKGEINVEHASLPSLLKTADDLKIKGLAEVTWRDDEDGPPPPMAAAEFHSPPRSLAESYAQDLILQHQQQQQQQTPAAPPLHLHSSALLDRDRERERERERERLSSPGMESVLGRMPVMTPLPGASASASGSGTVSGAVGAVTGGSALEGVAPVEHFLGPKRKRGRPPLDDAYDVFNVRKLAQYAANLEPAQRAYLETARHFSEEPPLAAHAASLASPPAACPPKQRQRLRHQQQQQQQQLLQSDTGEQEPPVAGQDWSNLEANGSATPSDAVVNKQEAEGDGDESLPAVLTTASSSATKKLEKIGERRERHGKLRHARRLYEKSGEDEVEPPKVEPDELPQPLEEIENEHLVANRAESPRPTVVIPASFACKYEGGVAAGGGGAGSATGSGSSYLINEHGMLMAHEFAPNVATAAATAAVAVAAAAAAVANATAGSGNGNGGQDAGGSGTAAAADYPDIKLEDFDAAELRLTNEELSQWQDVIKMDDYLAKGRRPQFWEEPFTKRVLDAIKNKRLEMKKAARILGVSYGTLYGRYREVYGCLKHPYSGTAFRNSGSNSTSQLGVQPRFDLGFRNGGVMPAQLVQTNPYLQSWAS, from the exons ATGCTGCCGCAACAGTACTGCCTGAGGTGGAAGTACCACCATAGCAATCTGCAGACCATGTTCTCCCAGCTCCTGGATCGCGGTTGCTTCTGCGATGTGACTTTGGCCTGCGAGGGCCAACTCATACGCGCCCATCGCGTCGTCCTGTGCGCCTGCAGCACCTTCTTCGATGCCGTGCTCTCGAATTACGCCAGCGAACGCGATCCGATCATCATCATGAAGGATGTCACCTTTGCGGAGGTCAAGTGCCTCATCGAGTTCATGTACAAGGGCGAGATCAACGTGGAGCAT GCCAGCCTACCCTCGCTGCTGAAGACCGCGGATGACCTGAAGATCAAGGGCCTGGCCGAGGTGACCTGGCGCGATGACGAGGACGGACCACCGCCACCGATGGCCGCCGCCGAGTTTCACTCACCGCCGCGCAGTTTGGCCGAGAGCTACGCCCAGGACCTAATcctccagcaccagcagcagcagcagcagcagacacCAGCTGCTCCGCCCTTGCATTTGCACAGCTCTGCGCTCTTGGACAGAGatcgggagcgggagcgggagaggGAACGGGAGCGTCTGTCATCGCCGGGCATGGAGAGTGTACTGGGTCGCATGCCCGTGATGACGCCGCTGCCGGGcgcttcagcttcagcttcggGTTCGGGTACGGTTTCGGGTGCAGTGGGTGCGGTAACCGGTGGCTCCGCCCTCGAGGGTGTCGCACCCGTGGAACACTTCCTGGGTCCCAAGCGCAAGCGTGGTCGTCCGCCACTAGACGATGCCTACGATGTTTTCAATGT ACGCAAGCTGGCCCAGTATGCCGCCAATCTGGAGCCCGCCCAGCGTGCCTACTTGGAGACGGCGCGTCACTTTTCGGAGGAGCCGCCACTGGCCGCCCATGCCGCCTCGCTGGCCTCCCCGCCCGCCGCCTGCCCGCCCAAACAGCGCCAGCGTCTACgtcaccagcagcaacagcagcagcaacagttgcttCAGTCGGATACCGGTGAGCAGGAGCCGCCGGTTGCTGGCCAGGATTGGTCCAATTTGGAGGCAAATGGCAGTGCCACGCCCAGCGATGCCGTTGTCAACAAACAGGAGGCGGAGGGCGACGGCGATGAGTCGCTACCGGCAGTGCTCACcacggccagcagcagcgccaccaAAAAGCTGGAGAAGATTGGCGAGCGACGCGAACGCCATGGCAAGCTACGACATGCTCGTCGCCTCTATGAGAAGTCTGGCGAGGATGAGGTTGAGCCACCCAAGGTGGAGCCCGATGAGCTGCCGCAGCCGCTGGAGGAGATCGAGAATGAGCATCTGGTGGCGAATAGGGCTGAGTCGCCACGTCCGACGGTCGTCATACCAGCTAGTTTTGCCTGCAAATACGAGGGTGGCGTGGCTGCCGGAGGCGGTGGCGCTGGTTCAGCCACTGGCTCTGGATCCTCCTACTTGATCAACGAACACGGCATGCTGATGGCCCACGAATTTGCACCGAATGTGGCCactgccgccgccaccgcaGCTGTGGCCGtcgcagcagccgccgccgcagtGGCAAATGCCACAGCCGGAAGCGGAAATGGAAACGGTGGCCAGGATGCAGGTGGCAGTggaactgctgctgccgccgacTATCCCGACATCAAGCTGGAGGACTTCGATGCCGCCGAACTGCGACTGACCAACGAGGAGCTGTCGCAGTGGCAGGACGTCATCAAGATGGACGACTATCTGGCCAAGGGGCGGCGTCCACAGTTCTGGGAGGAGCCATTCACCAAGCGT GTGTTGGAcgccattaaaaacaaaagactcgAGATGAAGAAGGCCGCCAGAATTCTGGGCGTTTCCTATGGCACTCTGTATGGACGCTACCGCGAGGTCTATGGCTGCCTCAAGCATCCTTACAG TGGCACCGCCTTCCGGAACTCGGGATCCAATTCGACAAGTCAGCTGGGAGTTCAGCCGCGCTTTGATTTGGGATTTCGCAATGGGGGCGTTATGCCAGCTCAGCTGG TCCAAACCAATCCCTACTTGCAGAGCTGGGCAAGCTGA
- the LOC6525493 gene encoding uncharacterized protein LOC6525493 isoform X1, producing the protein MLPQQYCLRWKYHHSNLQTMFSQLLDRGCFCDVTLACEGQLIRAHRVVLCACSTFFDAVLSNYASERDPIIIMKDVTFAEVKCLIEFMYKGEINVEHASLPSLLKTADDLKIKGLAEVTWRDDEDGPPPPMAAAEFHSPPRSLAESYAQDLILQHQQQQQQQTPAAPPLHLHSSALLDRDRERERERERERLSSPGMESVLGRMPVMTPLPGASASASGSGTVSGAVGAVTGGSALEGVAPVEHFLGPKRKRGRPPLDDAYDVFNVRKLAQYAANLEPAQRAYLETARHFSEEPPLAAHAASLASPPAACPPKQRQRLRHQQQQQQQQLLQSDTGEQEPPVAGQDWSNLEANGSATPSDAVVNKQEAEGDGDESLPAVLTTASSSATKKLEKIGERRERHGKLRHARRLYEKSGEDEVEPPKVEPDELPQPLEEIENEHLVANRAESPRPTVVIPASFACKYEGGVAAGGGGAGSATGSGSSYLINEHGMLMAHEFAPNVATAAATAAVAVAAAAAAVANATAGSGNGNGGQDAGGSGTAAAADYPDIKLEDFDAAELRLTNEELSQWQDVIKMDDYLAKGRRPQFWEEPFTKRVLDAIKNKRLEMKKAARILGVSYGTLYGRYREVYGCLKHPYSGTAFRNSGSNSTSQLGVQPRFDLGFRNGGVMPAQLELGKLKKDLSELWTRPQI; encoded by the exons ATGCTGCCGCAACAGTACTGCCTGAGGTGGAAGTACCACCATAGCAATCTGCAGACCATGTTCTCCCAGCTCCTGGATCGCGGTTGCTTCTGCGATGTGACTTTGGCCTGCGAGGGCCAACTCATACGCGCCCATCGCGTCGTCCTGTGCGCCTGCAGCACCTTCTTCGATGCCGTGCTCTCGAATTACGCCAGCGAACGCGATCCGATCATCATCATGAAGGATGTCACCTTTGCGGAGGTCAAGTGCCTCATCGAGTTCATGTACAAGGGCGAGATCAACGTGGAGCAT GCCAGCCTACCCTCGCTGCTGAAGACCGCGGATGACCTGAAGATCAAGGGCCTGGCCGAGGTGACCTGGCGCGATGACGAGGACGGACCACCGCCACCGATGGCCGCCGCCGAGTTTCACTCACCGCCGCGCAGTTTGGCCGAGAGCTACGCCCAGGACCTAATcctccagcaccagcagcagcagcagcagcagacacCAGCTGCTCCGCCCTTGCATTTGCACAGCTCTGCGCTCTTGGACAGAGatcgggagcgggagcgggagaggGAACGGGAGCGTCTGTCATCGCCGGGCATGGAGAGTGTACTGGGTCGCATGCCCGTGATGACGCCGCTGCCGGGcgcttcagcttcagcttcggGTTCGGGTACGGTTTCGGGTGCAGTGGGTGCGGTAACCGGTGGCTCCGCCCTCGAGGGTGTCGCACCCGTGGAACACTTCCTGGGTCCCAAGCGCAAGCGTGGTCGTCCGCCACTAGACGATGCCTACGATGTTTTCAATGT ACGCAAGCTGGCCCAGTATGCCGCCAATCTGGAGCCCGCCCAGCGTGCCTACTTGGAGACGGCGCGTCACTTTTCGGAGGAGCCGCCACTGGCCGCCCATGCCGCCTCGCTGGCCTCCCCGCCCGCCGCCTGCCCGCCCAAACAGCGCCAGCGTCTACgtcaccagcagcaacagcagcagcaacagttgcttCAGTCGGATACCGGTGAGCAGGAGCCGCCGGTTGCTGGCCAGGATTGGTCCAATTTGGAGGCAAATGGCAGTGCCACGCCCAGCGATGCCGTTGTCAACAAACAGGAGGCGGAGGGCGACGGCGATGAGTCGCTACCGGCAGTGCTCACcacggccagcagcagcgccaccaAAAAGCTGGAGAAGATTGGCGAGCGACGCGAACGCCATGGCAAGCTACGACATGCTCGTCGCCTCTATGAGAAGTCTGGCGAGGATGAGGTTGAGCCACCCAAGGTGGAGCCCGATGAGCTGCCGCAGCCGCTGGAGGAGATCGAGAATGAGCATCTGGTGGCGAATAGGGCTGAGTCGCCACGTCCGACGGTCGTCATACCAGCTAGTTTTGCCTGCAAATACGAGGGTGGCGTGGCTGCCGGAGGCGGTGGCGCTGGTTCAGCCACTGGCTCTGGATCCTCCTACTTGATCAACGAACACGGCATGCTGATGGCCCACGAATTTGCACCGAATGTGGCCactgccgccgccaccgcaGCTGTGGCCGtcgcagcagccgccgccgcagtGGCAAATGCCACAGCCGGAAGCGGAAATGGAAACGGTGGCCAGGATGCAGGTGGCAGTggaactgctgctgccgccgacTATCCCGACATCAAGCTGGAGGACTTCGATGCCGCCGAACTGCGACTGACCAACGAGGAGCTGTCGCAGTGGCAGGACGTCATCAAGATGGACGACTATCTGGCCAAGGGGCGGCGTCCACAGTTCTGGGAGGAGCCATTCACCAAGCGT GTGTTGGAcgccattaaaaacaaaagactcgAGATGAAGAAGGCCGCCAGAATTCTGGGCGTTTCCTATGGCACTCTGTATGGACGCTACCGCGAGGTCTATGGCTGCCTCAAGCATCCTTACAG TGGCACCGCCTTCCGGAACTCGGGATCCAATTCGACAAGTCAGCTGGGAGTTCAGCCGCGCTTTGATTTGGGATTTCGCAATGGGGGCGTTATGCCAGCTCAGCTGG AGCTGGGCAAGCTGAAGAAGGATCTGAGCGAGCTATGGACACGTCCGCAGATTTGA
- the LOC6525494 gene encoding uncharacterized protein LOC6525494 isoform X2, whose translation MLLKTVSVNGVQHVYACMAGQQNETLTIHVLQPGENRSYSETLAKHDYQQRLKTLNARVKFPEASVRVVLVSEDPLHAEQQLDKHPNTIWKLKYAMANSAVPLKWEWHLSPTDAAQFYCQICMNSMSTASGLRDQVSLLLEILKAKDKELKQYRTEGCQLRRVTAVTKPFDFEGFMNEHQQVLDSAAAYQKVQSVFADGEPTRSLSAFSSPSAQDVKPKTPSTGYSASSETSSPKVTPRLRKRKALEINTNHMERKVMQRRSNPQIEYRSSQSSQETIVDDYFTEIVPTVKKGAIDDDEKPSTSAGLFRGGSAKLTKAWEVKRLAR comes from the exons ATGCTGCTGAAGACGGTGAGTGTAAATGGGGTGCAGCATGTCTACGCCTGCATGGCGGGGCAGCAGAATGAAACCCTAACCATTCACGTCCTCCAACCTGGCGAGAATCGCAGTTACTCCGAGACTTTGGCCAAACACGATTACCAGCAGCGTTTGAAA ACGCTCAACGCACGGGTAAAGTTTCCCGAGGCATCGGTGCGGGTGGTCCTGGTCAGCGAGGATCCATTGCACGCGGAACAGCAGCTGGACAAGCATCCAAACACCATCTGGAAGCTGAAGTATGCGATGGCCAATTCGGCGGTGCCTCTCAAGTGGGAATGGCACTTGAGCCCCACGGATGCCGCACAG TTTTATTGCCAAATTTGCATGAACTCCATGTCCACGGCGTCGGGATTGCGCGATCAGGTATCCCTGCTGCTGGAGATTCTCAAGGCCAAGGACAAGGAGCTGAAACAGTATCGCACCGAGGGTTGCCAGCTGCGCAGGG TGACCGCAGTGACCAAACCCTTTGATTTCGAGGGCTTTATGAATGAGCACCAGCAGGTGCTGGATAGCGCCGCTGCCTACCAGAAGGTGCAGAGTGTTTTTGCGGATGGTGAGCCAACGAGAAGTTTGTCTGCGTTCTCCTCGCCAAGTGCGCAGGATGTGAAGCCCAAGACGCCGTCAACCGGCTACTCAGCTTCGTCGGAGACATCAAGCCCAAAAGTGACGCCTCGCCTCAG AAAGCGCAAGGCTCTTGAAATCAATACCAATCATATGGAGCGCAAGGTGATGCAGCGCCGCTCCAATCCGCAAATTGAGTACAGAAGCTCGCAGAGCTCCCAAGAGACAATCGTGGATGATTACTTCACAGAGATAGTGCCAACAGTCAAGAAAGGGGCCATCGATGATGACGAAAAGCCATCCACATCGGCTGGACTGTTCCGAGGCGGATCGGCAAAACTAACCAAA GCCTGGGAAGTGAAACGGCTGGCAAGATAG
- the LOC6525494 gene encoding uncharacterized protein LOC6525494 isoform X1, translating into MLLKTVSVNGVQHVYACMAGQQNETLTIHVLQPGENRSYSETLAKHDYQQRLKTLNARVKFPEASVRVVLVSEDPLHAEQQLDKHPNTIWKLKYAMANSAVPLKWEWHLSPTDAAQFYCQICMNSMSTASGLRDQVSLLLEILKAKDKELKQYRTEGCQLRRVTAVTKPFDFEGFMNEHQQVLDSAAAYQKVQSVFADGEPTRSLSAFSSPSAQDVKPKTPSTGYSASSETSSPKVTPRLRKRKALEINTNHMERKVMQRRSNPQIEYRSSQSSQETIVDDYFTEIVPTVKKGAIDDDEKPSTSAGLFRGGSAKLTKVNATLGNGVIKSELASQDEIGSDAEGEAKDEEETFKFIIQKVESIQELCDSPKASVQEPKTQDSPVGELDELRATLLHSADLTQKLIQKLIVDRKKKD; encoded by the exons ATGCTGCTGAAGACGGTGAGTGTAAATGGGGTGCAGCATGTCTACGCCTGCATGGCGGGGCAGCAGAATGAAACCCTAACCATTCACGTCCTCCAACCTGGCGAGAATCGCAGTTACTCCGAGACTTTGGCCAAACACGATTACCAGCAGCGTTTGAAA ACGCTCAACGCACGGGTAAAGTTTCCCGAGGCATCGGTGCGGGTGGTCCTGGTCAGCGAGGATCCATTGCACGCGGAACAGCAGCTGGACAAGCATCCAAACACCATCTGGAAGCTGAAGTATGCGATGGCCAATTCGGCGGTGCCTCTCAAGTGGGAATGGCACTTGAGCCCCACGGATGCCGCACAG TTTTATTGCCAAATTTGCATGAACTCCATGTCCACGGCGTCGGGATTGCGCGATCAGGTATCCCTGCTGCTGGAGATTCTCAAGGCCAAGGACAAGGAGCTGAAACAGTATCGCACCGAGGGTTGCCAGCTGCGCAGGG TGACCGCAGTGACCAAACCCTTTGATTTCGAGGGCTTTATGAATGAGCACCAGCAGGTGCTGGATAGCGCCGCTGCCTACCAGAAGGTGCAGAGTGTTTTTGCGGATGGTGAGCCAACGAGAAGTTTGTCTGCGTTCTCCTCGCCAAGTGCGCAGGATGTGAAGCCCAAGACGCCGTCAACCGGCTACTCAGCTTCGTCGGAGACATCAAGCCCAAAAGTGACGCCTCGCCTCAG AAAGCGCAAGGCTCTTGAAATCAATACCAATCATATGGAGCGCAAGGTGATGCAGCGCCGCTCCAATCCGCAAATTGAGTACAGAAGCTCGCAGAGCTCCCAAGAGACAATCGTGGATGATTACTTCACAGAGATAGTGCCAACAGTCAAGAAAGGGGCCATCGATGATGACGAAAAGCCATCCACATCGGCTGGACTGTTCCGAGGCGGATCGGCAAAACTAACCAAAGTAAATGCAACCCTCGGAAATGGTGTAATTAAATCTGAACTTGCATCTCAGGATGAAATTGGTTCGGATGCCGAGGGGGAAGCTAAGGATGAGGAGGAAACTTTTAAGTTCATCATACAGAAGGTTGAATCCATTCAAGAACTATGCGATTCCCCAAAGGCGTCCGTCCAAGAACCCAAAACCCAGGATTCTCCGGTGGGCGAGCTGGATGAGCTCAGAGCCACACTGCTTCACTCAGCTGATCTCACCCAAAAACTGATTCAGAAACTGATAGTGGATCGAAAAAAGAAGGATTAG
- the LOC6525495 gene encoding trypsin eta: MGRDGSLCWLYSRNSVDFCAISNFNTAKCPREMAKIWAITLISAISLLLGVVASGESLGSETAGKIEPKIVGGYDTSIEQVPYQVSIRLTANDRKSYGSGHLCGGVVISQRLVATAAHCCYITEKKKYRTAGEFVLVMGSTHLTSSTNRTLMYYLQQLITHEYYNPDALTNDIALMFINGYIPWNWPTVKALALNSQLVATSTDCLISGWGLLQQSGTYSSNTLQAATVPIVSYTTCRISYTSIPVSQVCAGYWSGGVDACQGDSGGPMSCNGMLAGIVSYGAGCAAPGYPGVYTNVSYYHDWIVQKNNSLNYTIYHNGGVTQGSGWSYLWLLPLIVAFLLER, encoded by the exons ATGGGTCGGGATGGCTCATTGTGTTGGCTCTATTCAAGAAATTCGGTCGATTTCTGTGCTATTTCCAATTTCAATACTGCCAAGTGCCCCAGAGAGATGGCTAAAATCTGGGCCATAACGCTCATATCGGCCATATCGCTACTCCTAGGAGTTGTGGCCTCCGGCGAAA GCCTGGGAAGTGAAACGGCTGGCAAGATAGAGCCCAAGATCGTGGGCGGTTATGATACGTCCATAGAGCAGGTGCCCTACCAGGTGTCCATACGGCTCACCGCCAACGATAGGAAGAGCTATGGATCCGGTCACCTCTGCGGCGGAGTGGTCATCTCCCAGCGTTTGGtggccaccgccgcccacTGCTGTTACAT CACCGAAAAGAAGAAGTACCGCACTGCTGGCGAATTCGTCCTGGTCATGGGCAGCACCCACCTGACCAGCTCCACCAATCGCACATTGATGTACTACCTGCAGCAGCTGATCACGCACGAGTATTATAATCCGGATGCGCTGACCAATGACATTGCGCTCATGTTCATCAATGGCTATATACCCTGGAATTGGCCAACGGTGAAGGCACTGGCATTGAACAGCCAACTGGTGGCCACAAGCACCGATTGCCTCATCTCCGGATGGGGTCTGCTCCAGCAG AGCGGCACGTATAGTAGCAATACGCTGCAGGCGGCCACGGTGCCCATAGTGTCCTATACCACCTGTCGCATCTCGTACACCTCGATTCCGGTGTCGCAGGTGTGCGCCGGCTATTGGAGTGGCGGCGTGGACGCGTGCCAGGGTGACTCCGGCGGACCCATGAGCTGCAACGGCATGTTGGCCGGCATCGTTTCGTACGGTGCTGGCTGCGCAGCACCTGGCTATCCGGGTGTCTACACCAATGTGTCGTACTATCACGACTGGATTGTGCAGAAGAACAACTCCCTCAACTATACGATCTATCATAATGGCGGAGTGACACAGGGATCTGGTTGGTCTTACCTGTGGCTTCTGCCGCTCATTGTGGCCTTCCTCCTGGAACGCTGA
- the LOC6525496 gene encoding trypsin, protein MDHLWMCLLILVAHTGSSKSQIALPTAHTVSPFEILPKIVGGYTVTIEQVPFQVSVRRRSIHERHYGMGHVCGGAVISQRVVCSAAHCYAINTTVPLVYRDPELYVVVAGSSAIDRTDRFTQEYLVQRIIGHKGYNGSTLENDIALLFLNGFIPWESHGVRAIPLATQAPEEGTTCLIHGWGKVTMKDKSAALQQAPVPILNRELCQVIYKLPASQMCAGFLQGGIDACQGDSGGPLICDGRLAGIISWGVGCADPGYPGVYTNVSHFLNWIRGANASLDYSEYRQMPLLNLANRRCRWRSVSLGFLVMGIGVLALIMSLLL, encoded by the exons ATGGACCACCTATGGATGTGCCTGCTGATTTTGGTGGCCCACACCGGAAGCAGCAAATCCCAGATTGCCCTACCGACGGCACACACAGTCTCGCCCTTTGAGATCCTGCCAAAGATCGTCGGCGGCTACACGGTGACCATTGAGCAGGTGCCCTTCCAGGTGTCCGTGCGCCGGCGTTCGATCCACGAGCGGCACTACGGCATGGGTCATGTGTGCGGCGGAGCGGTCATCTCCCAGCGGGTCGTCTGTTCGGCGGCACATTGCTATGCCAT AAATACCACAGTGCCACTGGTCTATCGTGATCCCGAGCTCTATGTGGTGGTGGCCGGCAGCAGCGCCATCGATCGGACGGACCGCTTCACCCAGGAGTACCTGGTGCAGCGCATCATTGGCCACAAGGGCTACAATGGCAGCACGCTGGAGAACGACATCGCCTTGCTCTTTCTCAACGGTTTCATACCCTGGGAATCGCATGGGGTGCGTGCCATACCGCTGGCCACACAAGCACCCGAGGAGGGCACCACCTGCCTCATTCACGGCTGGGGCAAGGTCACCATG AAGGACAAATCGGCTGCGCTGCAGCAGGCACCAGTACCGATCCTCAACCGGGAGCTCTGCCAGGTGATCTACAAGCTGCCCGCCTCCCAGATGTGCGCCGGATTCCTGCAGGGCGGCATCGATGCCTGTCAGGGTGACTCCGGTGGGCCGCTGATCTGCGATGGCCGCCTGGCCGGGATTATATCATGGGGCGTGGGCTGTGCGGATCCCGGCTATCCGGGCGTCTATACCAATGTGTCGCACTTCCTAAATTGGATACGGGGGGCAAACGCTTCGCTGGACTACTCCGAGTACCGGCAAATGCCGCTGCTGAATCTGGCTAACCGTCGATGTCGTTGGCGATCTGTATCTTTGGGCTTCTTGGTAATGGGTATTGGTGTGCTGGCGCTTATCATGAGCCTTCTTCTTTGA
- the LOC6525497 gene encoding trypsin-2 produces the protein MIALAQLLAVALLLTSLPAGLRGATTRTRYDTKAIRSRFSEDPGRIINGTEASLGATRHQVGIRKALNDGYFFGTGHLCGGSLIRPGWVLTAAHCFVDQIIYDGTFVPKEEFIVVMGNLDRYNRTNTLTFTIDERIMQLDIFDLTTYDKDIALLKLNDTVPTGHPTIRPIALARFAIAEGVVCQVTGWGNREDGYVSDILMTVDVPMISEEQCINDSDLGHLIKPGMICAGYLEVGEKDACAGDSGGPLVCQSELAGVVSWGIKCALPKLPGVYTEVSYYYDWILKNMGEDANGEGSGEGSGDNGSGEGSGEGSGDNGSGEGSGEDGSGGGDGGDGGGAMAAMAGTLTLLLPGILALRLMATQF, from the exons ATGATCGCATTGGCACAACTATTGGCGGTAGCCCTTCTTCTCACTTCCTTGCCAGCGGGCTTGCGAG GTGCGACGACACGTACACGCTACGATACGAAGGCCATTCGTTCGAGATTCAGTGAGGATCCCGGCAGGATTATCAATGGTACGGAGGCCTCGCTGGGCGCCACACGGCACCAGGTGGGCATTCGCAAGGCGCTCAACGATGGCTACTTCTTTGGAACGGGCCACCTCTGCGGAGGATCGCTCATCCGGCCGGGATGGGTACTCACCGCCGCCCATTGCTTTGTGGA TCAGATTATTTACGACGGCACCTTCGTGCCCAAGGAGGAGTTCATCGTGGTGATGGGCAACCTGGATCGCTACAATCGCACCAACACGCTGACATTCACCATCGATGAGCGCATCATGCAGCTGGACATCTTCGATCTGACCACCTACGACAAGGACATCGCTCTGCTGAAGCTTAATGATACGGTGCCCACTGGTCATCCGACCATTCGTCCAATTGCCCTCGCTCGGTTTGCCATAGCGGAGGGCGTCGTCTGCCAGGTGACGGGATGGGGCAATCGGGAGGATGGCTATGTCTCCGATATCCTAATGACCGTCGATGTGCCGATGATCAGCGAGGAGCAGTGCATCAATGACAGTGACCTGGGTCATCTGATTAAGCCGGGCATGATATGCGCCGGCTATCTGGAGGTGGGCGAGAAGGATGCCTGCGCGGGCGATTCCGGCGGCCCATTGGTCTGCCAAAGTGAATTGGCCGGCGTGGTTTCCTGGGGCATCAAGTGCGCCCTGCCCAAGCTACCGGGTGTGTACACAGAGGTGTCCTACTACTACGACTGGATACTCAAGAATATGGGCGAGGATGCCAATGGCGAAGGCAGTGGTGAAGGAAGTGGTGACAATGGAAGTGGCGAGGGAAGTGGCGAAGGAAGTGGTGACAATGGAAGTGGCGAAGGCAGTGGTGAAGATGgaagtggtggtggtgatggtggtgatggtggtggtgccatGGCCGCCATGGCCGGAACTCTGACCCTTCTTCTGCCCGGAATCCTCGCTCTGCGGCTAATGGCTACgcaattttaa
- the LOC6525498 gene encoding uncharacterized protein LOC6525498 produces MQLNDHWRKIVKTLIFAFLCTEMQTTYTHRDLAAKRGISLAEMDAIAAPTGKERFQLNMLAPHQASIRLLALERDYFGKGHICSGALVAPSVVLTVSSCLFSQVKKSNYHPSELRVVLGSPQRFAPHEQALVFGVTHIHHPPKDLALAIVMLEKDVPEDHPYIEAIGLPAPGATSILDAEHQNLLQINTWGYDGDIRELHDLVTLNATHTSCHQQQSKSPRICVQLKSCNYNRGQLYMDAGATLTERDRLVGLRSIDGAFEDVASHVDWILTKIGDGGNQNSAIWGILGFLVFTGYVITISTKSFST; encoded by the exons atGCAGTTGAACGATCATTGGCGCAAGATTGTGAAGACGTTGATCTTCGCATTCCTATGCACTGAAATGCAAACGA CATACACGCATCGTGATTTGGCCGCCAAACGTGGTATTAGCCTGGCCGAAATGGATGCCATTGCAGCGCCAACGGGTAAGGAACGATTCCAGCTGAATATGTTGGCTCCACACCAGGCATCCATACGGCTGTTGGCCTTGGAGCGCGATTACTTTGGCAAGGGTCACATCTGCTCCGGCGCTTTGGTGGCGCCCTCTGTTGTGCTGACCGTCAGTAGCTGCCTCTTCAG CCAAGTGAAGAAGTCGAACTACCATCCATCAGAACTGCGAGTGGTGCTCGGAAGCCCCCAGAGATTTGCGCCCCATGAGCAGGCGCTCGTCTTCGGAGTGACCCACATCCATCACCCGCCCAAGGACCTGGCTCTGGCCATCGTTATGCTGGAGAAGGATGTGCCCGAGGATCATCCCTATATTGAAGCCATTGGTCTACCCGCTCCTGGAGCCACTTCCATCCTGGACGCGGAGCACCAGAATCTACTGCAGATTAACACCTGGGGCTACGATGGCGATATACGCGAGCTGCACGATCTGGTCACCTTGAATGCCACCCACACATCCtgccaccagcagcagagTAAATCGCCAAGGATTTGTGTCCAGCTGAAGTCGTGCAACTACAATCGTGGTCAGCTTTACATGGATGCCGGTGCAACGCTGACGGAACGAGATCGTCTCGTGGGCTTGAGAAGCATCGACGGAGCTTTTGAGGACGTGGCCAGCCATGTGGATTGGATACTGACCAAGATTGGGGATGGTGGCAATCAGAATAGCGCCATCTGGGGCATACTGGGTTTCTTAGTATTCACCGGTTACGTGATCACCATCAGCACTAAGAGCTTTTCAACCTGA